The Alistipes finegoldii DSM 17242 DNA segment CGAGCTTCTTCTTCAGATTCTCCTCGTGCTCGCCGTCCACGCTGGCGAAATGCGCGCCCTTGCGCTCGAAGAATTTGTCGCACGCCGCGCGGAAACGCCGCCAGATCGCATCCGAATGCCGGCGCGACACGGCGCCGATCTCCTTCCAGCGGGCCTGCAGGGCGATCAGCTCGTCGGTCGCCTTCTTCCACTCCTCGCTGTTCATCAGCGACTCGGCGGCCTCGCATATTTCGGTCTTGAGCTGCAGATTATGCTCCATCTCGGCCTTCACGCCCGAATAGAACTGACGCTTGGCCTCGAAGAACCTGTCGCACGCCGTGCGGAAACGTTCATATATGCGGTTGTTGTCCTTCTTGGGCGCGAAGCCGATGGTCTTCCACGTCTTCTGAATCTCCAGCAGACGGTCGCTGGCCCGGTTCCACTCCTTGCGGGTGGTGAGCGGCTGCGCGGCCAGCTCCTCGGTGGCGGCGCAAAGCTCCGTCTTCAGTTCGAGGTTGCGGACCTGCTCGCCCTTCAGCGCCTCGAAGTGCTCCTGATGCTGTTTGTTGATCCGGCTCGACGCCGCCTTGAAACGCTCCCACAGCACCTCCTTGTATTCGTTGGCCACGGGACCCGTCTCGCGCCATTCGTCGTGCAGTTTCTGCAGTTTGTGGAACGCTTCGACCACCGAAGGCTCCAGCACGAGCGCCTCGGCCTGCTCGCACAGGGTCACCTTCTGCTCGTAATTCTTCTTCAGGTCCAGATCGCGCAGCTCCTTGTTGATCTTGATGAAGCTGTAGAAATTCTCGACGTGCAGGTTATAGGTCTCCCACAAATCCTTGACGTTCTGCAGGGGCACGATGCCGGTCTCCTTCCAGCGCTGCTGCAACTCGCGGAATTTGGTAAAGGTATGGTTGAGCGTCTCGTCCGAATTGACCAGCTCCTTCAGTTCTTCGATAATTCCCAGCTTGACCTGCAGGTTCTTCTCCTTCTCGGCTTCGAGATTGGCGATGAACTCGTCGCGGCGACGGCGGTACTCCTTGAACAGCTCCTTGAGCTGCACTTCGACCCCGTCCACTGCCGGCGCGAAATCCTCTTCGGCGCCGCCCTCCTCGATGAATTTGCGGCGTGCGGCTTCGACCTCGGCACGGCGGATGCGGTAGAAGGCGATCTTCAGCGCCTCCACATCCCGGCGGATCGACTGCACGGGCTGCTCTTCGAGCATGCGCGTGAATAAAGCCACCAGCTCCTCCTTGCCCCGGCCCGTGAATTTGTCTTCGGTATCGGCGGCGCTTCCCGCCATCTGCTCGGCCTCGGCCTCCTCGGCGGTCTCGCCCTCTAGTTCGAGTCCGGCGTCCTGCGCCGCCAGCGCGGCCTCCTCGTCCGCGAAATCCACCTGCACGTCGGACGCCGCAGCCTCCTCTTCCGTCTCAGTTACGACCGCTTCGGCCGCAGGCTTGATCCGGGCGCGCTTCGCACGCGCCGTCTCTTCTGCGGGAGCCGCTTCCGCAGCCGTTTCGGCGGCAGGAGCTTCGGCAACGACCTCTGCGGCGGGGACTTCAGCCGCAGGCATCTCCGCAGGCGCTCCCTCCCCGTCTGCAGGCGCATCTGCGGCAACCTCGCCGGCAGCAGGCGCATCTGCGGCAACCTCGCCGGCAGCAGGAGCTTCCGCAGCCGTTTCGGCGACGGTCTCTTCGGCCAGCGCTTCGCTTACGGGCGCCTCGGCGGCGGACGCTGCGGGTTCGCCCTGCGCGACAGCGGGCGTTTCGGGTTCTGCAATCGCAGCCGTTTCGGAATCAGGGACTTCGGGAGTCACTTCGGAAGTTGCCTTCTGCACATCTTCAGCAGCCTTGCTGACTTGCTCCTCAGGAGCAGGAAGAATCGGATTTTCAGTAGCCATCTCAATACACGTTTTTGAGTTCCATATATACGGAAGTATATAAATCTCGCAAATATAACCATTTTTCCCGTGCCGCCGAACGATTTCGCCGGAAATTTGCTAACTTCGCACAAGATATGCGCGGCACACGGCCAACCGGTCGCCGGTGCGCCGCCGAAAACGCATTGACCGAAATTATGAGCCACCGCATCCTGCTCGTCGACGACGAACCCGACATCCTCGAATTCGTGAAATACACCCTCGTCAAGGAGGGTTACGAGGTATTCACGGCCCAGAACGGAGCCGAAGCGCTGAAAGCCGCGGCGCAGCACCGCCCCCACCTGATCCTGCTGGACATGATGATGCCCGTGATGGACGGGGCGCAGACCTGCCGCGCCATCCGCGAGGACCCGCAGCTGCGCGACACGATGGTCGTCTTCCTCTCGGCCTTGGGCGAAGAGGAACAGCAGCTGGCCGGCTTCGGCGTGGGGGCCGACGACTACCTGACCAAGCCGATCAAGATGAAACTGCTGGTCAGCCGCGTGCAGGCCATCCTCAAGCGCATCGACGCCGGAAAGGCCCCCGCTCCGGCGGAGGAGGGCGTCGCCATGGACCGCGAGCGCTACACCGTCACGCGCGACGGCCGCGAAATCAGCCTGCCCCGCAAGGAGTTCGCCCTCTTGGACCTGCTCTACTCGTCACCGGGCAAACTCTTCTCGCGCGAAGAGATATATGCCCGGATCTGGGGTTCGGAGGTGGTCGTGGGCGACCGCACCATCGACGTGCACATCCGCAAACTGCGCCAGAAGATCGGCGACGAAAAGATCGTCACCGTCAAGGGCGTGGGCTACAAATACGAACCGTAACGCCGGGCGACGCCCGGACCGCAAAGACATGGACAGAACCAGCAAATACCGCCGCATCGTCATCAAGGCTGGCAGCAACGTGCTGACCCGCGACGACGGACGCCCCGACACCACGCGCATTTCGTCCCTCGTGGAGCAGATCGCCCGGCTGCACCGCGCCGGCATCGAGGTGATCCTCGTCTCGTCGGGCGCCGTGGCTTCGGGCCGCAGCGTCCTCGAACAGCGCACGGGCCGCATCGACACCGTATCGGCCCGCCAGCTCTTCTCGGCCGTAGGTCAGGTGAAGTTGCTGAACCGCTACTACGACCTCTTCAACGAATACGGCATCGTCTGCGGGCAGGTGCTCACCACCAAGGAGAGCCTCTCCACGCGGCGGCAGTATCTCAACCAGCGCAACTGCATGGAGGTCATGCTCGCCAACGGCGTGATCCCGATCGTCAACGAGAACGACACCATCTCGGTCACCGAGCTGATGTTCACCGACAACGACGAACTTTCGGGACTCGTGGCGGCCATGATGCAGGCCGAAGCGCTGATTATCCTGAGCAACATCGACGGCATCTACGACGGCTCGCCCTCCGACCCCTCGTCGCAGGTGATCCGCCGCGTGAAACCCTCCGAAGACCTCTCGCGGTACATCGACCCGGCGCGCTCGTCGCGGGGCCGGGGCGGCATGGCGACCAAGAGCCGCATCTCGTCACGCGTGGCCGGCGAGGGCATCGAAGTCATCATCGCCAACGGCCGCCGCGACAACATCCTGACCGCTCTGGCGCTGACCGGCGAGGAGGTGCTCTGCACCCGTTTCGAACCCGCCCCGCACACGGCGTCGGGCGTCAAAATGTGGATCGCCAGCAGCGAAGGCTTCGCCAAAGGCGTCCTGCGCATCGACGAAGGCGCCGCAGCGGCCGTCCGGGCCAGCAAGGCCGCCAGCATCCTCGCCGTGGGCGTCACGGCCGTCGAGGGCGATTTCGAACGCGACGATTTGGTGCGCATCCTCTCGCCCGACGGAACGCAGCTGGCCGTGGGCCGCATCTCGTGCGACAGCGAAACCGCACGCCGCAACATCGGGCGCAAAGGGCTGAAACCCCTCGTCCACTGCGATTACCTCTACCTCGAATAAGACGACTATGGAATACGAATCCCTGTTCAAAGCCGCCCGTCAGGCCGGAACGCTTCTGGCCGAGACCGAAACCGAA contains these protein-coding regions:
- a CDS encoding DUF349 domain-containing protein, which produces MATENPILPAPEEQVSKAAEDVQKATSEVTPEVPDSETAAIAEPETPAVAQGEPAASAAEAPVSEALAEETVAETAAEAPAAGEVAADAPAAGEVAADAPADGEGAPAEMPAAEVPAAEVVAEAPAAETAAEAAPAEETARAKRARIKPAAEAVVTETEEEAAASDVQVDFADEEAALAAQDAGLELEGETAEEAEAEQMAGSAADTEDKFTGRGKEELVALFTRMLEEQPVQSIRRDVEALKIAFYRIRRAEVEAARRKFIEEGGAEEDFAPAVDGVEVQLKELFKEYRRRRDEFIANLEAEKEKNLQVKLGIIEELKELVNSDETLNHTFTKFRELQQRWKETGIVPLQNVKDLWETYNLHVENFYSFIKINKELRDLDLKKNYEQKVTLCEQAEALVLEPSVVEAFHKLQKLHDEWRETGPVANEYKEVLWERFKAASSRINKQHQEHFEALKGEQVRNLELKTELCAATEELAAQPLTTRKEWNRASDRLLEIQKTWKTIGFAPKKDNNRIYERFRTACDRFFEAKRQFYSGVKAEMEHNLQLKTEICEAAESLMNSEEWKKATDELIALQARWKEIGAVSRRHSDAIWRRFRAACDKFFERKGAHFASVDGEHEENLKKKLALLEEMAAADVKTGGYDVIRDFQRRWGEIGFVPIKQKDAVQKKYKAAVDALFNTLRGTERDRSMNRFREKVSSFKSAGGSRLRSERERLYGKVRQLEQEIGLLENNIGFFAKSKNAESLIADVKAKIERAREDMAAAIEKVKLIDRQAQEENHENNENK
- a CDS encoding response regulator transcription factor, yielding MSHRILLVDDEPDILEFVKYTLVKEGYEVFTAQNGAEALKAAAQHRPHLILLDMMMPVMDGAQTCRAIREDPQLRDTMVVFLSALGEEEQQLAGFGVGADDYLTKPIKMKLLVSRVQAILKRIDAGKAPAPAEEGVAMDRERYTVTRDGREISLPRKEFALLDLLYSSPGKLFSREEIYARIWGSEVVVGDRTIDVHIRKLRQKIGDEKIVTVKGVGYKYEP
- the proB gene encoding glutamate 5-kinase — protein: MDRTSKYRRIVIKAGSNVLTRDDGRPDTTRISSLVEQIARLHRAGIEVILVSSGAVASGRSVLEQRTGRIDTVSARQLFSAVGQVKLLNRYYDLFNEYGIVCGQVLTTKESLSTRRQYLNQRNCMEVMLANGVIPIVNENDTISVTELMFTDNDELSGLVAAMMQAEALIILSNIDGIYDGSPSDPSSQVIRRVKPSEDLSRYIDPARSSRGRGGMATKSRISSRVAGEGIEVIIANGRRDNILTALALTGEEVLCTRFEPAPHTASGVKMWIASSEGFAKGVLRIDEGAAAAVRASKAASILAVGVTAVEGDFERDDLVRILSPDGTQLAVGRISCDSETARRNIGRKGLKPLVHCDYLYLE